A window of Periplaneta americana isolate PAMFEO1 chromosome 7, P.americana_PAMFEO1_priV1, whole genome shotgun sequence contains these coding sequences:
- the Abl gene encoding tyrosine-protein kinase Abl isoform X2: MGAQQAKERVGSSGALAVRNTIRNKPRIPKDGRQQGSNIFTEHSEALLQSRPLPHIPDLPDSDPPGGGGGGVVQGGATPGSGTGGSGSGTAAPGTPLPLDTANRWTSKENLLAQEEDDPQLFVALYDFQAGGENQLSLKKGEQVRILSYNKSGEWCEAHSASGQVGWVPSNYVTPVNSLEKHSWYHGPISRNAAEYLLSSGINGSFLVRESESSPGQRSISLRYEGRVYHYRINEDTEGKVYVTTESKFNTLAELVHHHSMHSDGLITQLLYPAPKHNKPTVFALSPEPDEWEINRTDIVMRHKLGGGQYGDVYEAVWKRYNMTVAVKTLKEDTMALKDFLEEAAIMKEMKHPNLVQLLGVCTREPPFYIITEFMSKGNLLDYLRNGNKDQINAVVLMYMATQIASGMSYLESRNFIHRDLAARNCLVGENHLVKVADFGLARLMRDDTYTAHAGAKFPIKWTAPEGLAYNKFSTKSDVWAFGILLWEIATYGMSPYPGVDLTDVYHMLEKGYRMECPPGCPPKIYELMRQCWQWNPSDRPTFQEIHHALENMFQESSITEEVEKQLQGSGTPQLAYKKPHAGSTGNIHGLVVMSEQVAATGMVGDGAMSKLSTFTGGPVLSTSKSSLVQMRRPTNRKGKQAPAPPKRTSSFRDSTYADHDPLGHADNQDDTSDLNGIDKIFEGITRDLQSLTASNKGDSESDLQDQTPDTDDSGAHSYPEAPTGTFFPPGATSSFKRAPIMGNRGLEQRGKKSRTYPPKDTASAQKVVQVAALEVQNVKRAINRYGTLPKGARIGAYLESLRASGLTSGQEVEGAAVDGGEADCMEEPVGVSDLAPHRSVSPRTNIRTQPQMIRSNSSGGAVGGFHHHPPPPSSPTAGKLHRPRTGVVRNHGSETCGSLRTFRAAPNTSSFRGGSPSRVLQPSLADLEFPPPPADLPPPPEEFDSLNDGPPLTPEPPPPLTTASPSPERRRLRTGPPGSKASPRSLRKLGHSSSLDQPSPRWLADTEHQSDPDKDSPGSTRTSDVRNTEPSVEEASSRFGVSLRHREPSTDSCSSAKSGADHDDSAPLQGGRRGSKGRPRDRPPSPPRSSRSLTSPSPVSPGSDLYSPSEPPPPPTEPSSSPQGAADSEHVGSPNGLSDEPAEKKLAASNKVLKGVIPGMKEMLELKLVAEIKERADLKFGRTGAKESPLGEAATVPGSGSSMDPALQLVSELSEGFQLPDSTKKDLKEVTPDTPPNKSSPDLNKGPTSPVDFKANLRRVSRGSEGGKPESTGQVKQDGVPLGGLKAQLKKFEHTAKRVEGEDHSGSIINFKSRLRRVENSGEKTVGKKTEEEDAMRGEEERRRSSVSVDGDHQQEDDAAKKRDSTVSAHSLDGSGAQLKVDDDDKRRSTGSISSLKKLWESKETSGEATPGAVSAGQVSPKLGLKAAKPEVPGRARDLGDDEDKPKAEEQASPPDDVKPVTKPQAGSRVWPPVQADEKPVVPTKPPVKATKPILSASKLPAGSAIYATPTMPKPPVVAREAKVAAEEEGPATVMGRPGGGERESVLEISQALETSLSSLRSATTVSTGSWLQLSDKVGLFHSSCMGYADSIVPPHARFHFRELLTRLESQARQLRSAGARNSADNTKLCAEVQNTVRDVINAVQR; the protein is encoded by the exons GGGAGCAGGTGCGGATCCTGAGCTACAACAAGAGTGGGGAGTGGTGTGAGGCCCATTCCGCATCAGGTCAGGTGGGCTGGGTCCCGTCCAACTACGTGACACCCGTCAACTCACTAGAGAAGCACTCATGGTACCATGGCCCCATCTCCCGCAACGCAGCCGAGTATCTGTTGAGCTCGGGGATCAACGGCAGCTTCCTGGTCCGCGAGTCGGAGAGCAGCCCTGGCCAGCGCAGTATCTCGCTGCGGTACGAGGGGCGTGTCTACCACTACCGAATCAACGAGGACACTGAAGGAAAA GTATACGTGACGACAGAAAGCAAATTCAACACGCTTGCTGAGCTGGTACACCACCACTCCATGCACTCTGATGGACTAATCACGCAGTTGCTCTACCCAGCTCCCAAGCATAACAAGCCCACTGTGTTTGCTCTTAGTCCAG AGCCAGACGAGTGGGAGATCAACCGGACAGACATCGTGATGAGACACAAGCTGGGTGGCGGGCAGTACGGCGATGTGTACGAGGCAGTGTGGAAGCGATACAACATGACAGTTGCTGTCAAGACACTCAAG GAAGACACAATGGCTTTAAAAGACTTTCTGGAGGAGGCGGCCATCatgaaggaaatgaaacatcCAAACCTGGTGCAACTGTTGG gTGTTTGCACACGTGAGCCCCCGTTCTACATCATCACAGAGTTCATGAGCAAAGGCAACCTTCTGGATTACCTGCGGAATGGTAACAAGGACCAGATCAATGCTGTGGTGCTCATGTACATGGCCACCCAGATCGCCAGCGGCATGAGCTACCTGGAGAGTCGCAACTTCATTCACAG AGATCTGGCAGCACGGAACTGTTTGGTTGGTGAGAACCATCTGGTGAAGGTGGCTGACTTTGGGTTGGCACGCCTGATGAGAGATGACACGTACACTGCACATGCAGGGGCCAAGTTTCCTATCAAGTGGACTGCGCCTGAAGGCCTGGCCTACAACAAGTTTTCTACTAAG TCTGATGTGTGGGCGTTCGGAATTCTGCTGTGGGAGATCGCAACGTATGGGATGTCACCTTATCCTGGGGTAGATCTCACAGACGTGTATCACATGTTGGAGAAGGGCTATCGAATGGAGTGTCCTCCTGGCTGCCCCCCCAAGATCTACGAGCTGATGCGGCAGTGCTGGCAGTGGAACCCCAGTGACAGGCCCACCTTCCAGGAGATCCACCACGCACTGGAGAACATGTTCCAGGAGTCCAGCATCACTGAAG AGGTGGAGAAGCAACTCCAGGGAAGTGGAACACCCCAGTTGGCCTACAAGAAGCCTCATGCTGGAAGTACGGGCAACATTCATGGTCTTGTAGTGATGTCGGAGCAGGTGGCTGCCACAGGAATGGTTGGAG ATGGCGCAATGAGCAAGCTGAGCACCTTTACAGGAGGGCCAGTGCTAAGCACCAGCAAGAGCAGCTTGGTGCAGATGCGGAGGCCCACAAACAGGAAGGGAAAGCAGGCACCTGCGCCCCCTAAACGCACCAG CTCGTTCCGAGACAGCACGTATGCAGACCACGACCCGCTGGGCCATGCTGACAACCAAGATGACACCTCGGACTTAAATGGTATTGATAAGATATTTGAAG GCATAACACGGGACCTTCAAAGTTTGACAGCCAGCAACAAGGGCGACAGTGAGAGCGATCTGCAGGACCAGACACCCGACACTGACGACTCGGGTGCACACTCCTACCCTGAGGCCCCAACTGGCACTTTCTTCCCACCTGGTGCCACCAGCTCCTTCAAACGTGCGCCCATCATGGGGAATAGGGGCCTGGAGCAGAGGGGCAAGAAGTCCCGCACTTATCCCCCCAAGGACACGGCATCTGCACAGAAG GTGGTGCAGGTGGCAGCACTGGAAGTGCAGAATGTGAAGCGGGCTATCAATCGCTATGGCACTCTGCCCAAGGGTGCGCGCATTGGGGCATATCTTGAGTCATTACGAGCAAGTGGACTTACATCGGGGCAAGAAGTGGAAGGAGCAGCGGTGGATGGTGGTGAGGCAGACTGCATGGAAGAGCCTGTGGGGGTGTCTGACCTTGCCCCTCACCGGTCTGTGTCCCCCCGCACCAACATCCGCACACAGCCCCAGATGATCCGCAGCAATTCGTCGGGTGGGGCTGTTGGAGGGTTTCATCACCATCCCCCACCTCCATCGTCACCAACTGCCGGGAAGTTGCACCGCCCCCGCACGGGAGTAGTGAGAAACCACGGCTCAGAGACATGCGGCAGTCTACGCACGTTTAGGGCTGCCCCCAACACCTCGTCCTTCAGAGGGGGGAGTCCCTCACGAGTCCTGCAGCCTAGCCTTGCAGACTTGGAGTTTCCACCTCCTCCCGCAGATCTTCCGCCACCCCCTGAGGAGTTTGATAGTTTGAACGATGGCCCACCACTCACCCCTGAACCTCCACCTCCACTGACGACTGCTTCGCCTAGTCCAGAGCGCCGTCGGCTACGGACTGGGCCACCAGGGAGCAAGGCCTCGCCTCGTAGTCTGAGAAAGCTGGGACACAGCTCCAGCCTCGATCAGCCTTCGCCCCGCTGGTTGGCTGACACAGAGCACCAGAGCGACCCTGACAAGGACAGCCCTGGATCCACTCGCACGTCGGATGTGCGCAACACAGAGCCTTCAGTCGAGGAGGCGAGCTCACGCTTTGGGGTGAGCCTGCGGCACCGCGAGCCATCCACCGACTCGTGCAGCAGTGCCAAGTCTGGCGCCGATCATGACGACTCGGCACCACTGCAGGGTGGCCGGCGCGGCTCCAAGGGCAGGCCAAGGGACAGGCCCCCAAGCCCGCCACGTTCCAGCCGCAGCCTGACTTCGCCTAGCCCCGTGTCCCCCGGTAGCGACCTGTACTCCCCCAGCGAGCCACCCCCACCCCCCACAGAGCCCAGTTCTTCTCCACAGGGTGCAGCAGATAGTGAACATGTTGGATCTCCTAATGGTCTGTCTGACGAGCCTGCAGAGAAGAAGCTGGCTGCGAGCAACAAGGTGCTGAAGGGCGTGATTCCAGGCATGAAGGAAATGCTGGAGCTGAAACTGGTGGCAGAGATCAAGGAGCGGGCGGATCTCAAGTTTGGGCGCACAGGTGCCAAAGAGTCGCCCTTGGGTGAGGCAGCCACTGTGCCAGGGTCGGGGTCTTCCATGGATCCAGCCCTCCAGCTCGTGTCTGAACTTTCTGAGGGCTTCCAGCTCCCAGACTCGACCAAGAAGGATTTGAAAGAAGTGACGCCCGACACTCCACCAAACAAGAGTTCTCCAGACCTCAATAAGGGGCCGACCTCCCCAGTGGATTTTAAGGCCAATCTGAGGCGAGTGAGTCGAGGATCTGAAGGAGGTAAACCTGAGAGTACAGGGCAGGTGAAACAGGATGGCGTGCCCCTGGGGGGCTTGAAGGCGCAGTTGAAGAAGTTCGAACACACAGCAAAACGAGTCGAGGGCGAAGACCACTCGGGATCTATCATAAATTTCAAGTCGAGACTCAGAAGAGTAGAGAACAGTGGAGAGAAGACAGTGGGGAAGAAGACGGAAGAGGAGGACGCGATGCGGGGCGAGGAGGAACGGCGGAGGAGCAGCGTGAGTGTGGATGGAGACCATCAGCAGGAGGACGACGCGGCCAAGAAGCGCGACAGCACTGTGAGCGCCCACAGCCTGGATGGGAGTGGAGCGCAACTCAAGGTGGACGATGACGACAAGCGACGCAGCACCGGCAGCATCAGCAGCCTCAAGAAGCTATGGGAGAGCAAGGAGACGTCGGGGGAGGCCACTCCAGGTGCGGTTTCTGCTGGCCAGGTGAGCCCCAAGCTGGGCCTGAAAGCCGCCAAGCCAGAGGTGCCAGGCAGGGCGAGGGACCTCGGAGATGACGAGGACAAGCCCAAGGCCGAGGAGCAGGCCTCCCCTCCAGACGACGTGAAGCCGGTAACAAAACCGCAGGCGGGATCGAGAGTGTGGCCGCCTGTTCAAGCCGACGAAAAGCCCGTAGTGCCCACCAAGCCACCAGTCAAAGCCACCAAACCCATCCTGTCAGCGTCCAAGCTGCCGGCTGGATCAGCGATATATGCCACCCCGACCATGCCGAAGCCACCGGTTGTGGCCCGCGAGGCTAAGGTCGCTGCAGAAGAGGAGGGGCCTGCCACCGTGATGGGGCGTCCAGGTGGGGGGGAGCGTGAGAGCGTGCTGGAGATATCACAAGCTCTGGAGACCAGCCTAAGCTCACTACGATCGGCTACCACCGTGTCCACTGGCAGCTGGCTGCAGCTGTCGGACAAGGTCGGTTTGTTTCACTCATCATGTATGGGGTATGCGGACAGCATCGTGCCCCCGCATGCCCGCTTCCACTTCCGGGAGCTGCTCACCCGACTTGAGAGCCAGGCCCGGCAGCTGCGGTCAGCTGGCGCGCGTAACTCTGCAGACAATACGAAGCTCTGTGCTGAGGTGCAGAACACGGTTAGAGACGTGATCAATGCTGTGCAGAGGTAG
- the Abl gene encoding tyrosine-protein kinase Abl isoform X5: MGAQQAKERVGSSGALAVRNTIRNKPRIPKDGRQQGSNIFTEHSEALLQSRPLPHIPDLPDSDPPGGGGGGVVQGGATPGSGTGGSGSGTAAPGTPLPLDTANRWTSKENLLAQEEDDPQLFVALYDFQAGGENQLSLKKGEQVRILSYNKSGEWCEAHSASGQVGWVPSNYVTPVNSLEKHSWYHGPISRNAAEYLLSSGINGSFLVRESESSPGQRSISLRYEGRVYHYRINEDTEGKVYVTTESKFNTLAELVHHHSMHSDGLITQLLYPAPKHNKPTVFALSPEPDEWEINRTDIVMRHKLGGGQYGDVYEAVWKRYNMTVAVKTLKEDTMALKDFLEEAAIMKEMKHPNLVQLLGVCTREPPFYIITEFMSKGNLLDYLRNGNKDQINAVVLMYMATQIASGMSYLESRNFIHRDLAARNCLVGENHLVKVADFGLARLMRDDTYTAHAGAKFPIKWTAPEGLAYNKFSTKSDVWAFGILLWEIATYGMSPYPGVDLTDVYHMLEKGYRMECPPGCPPKIYELMRQCWQWNPSDRPTFQEIHHALENMFQESSITEEVEKQLQGSGTPQLAYKKPHAGSTGNIHGLVVMSEQVAATGMVGDGAMSKLSTFTGGPVLSTSKSSLVQMRRPTNRKGKQAPAPPKRTSSFRDSTYADHDPLGHADNQDDTSDLNGITRDLQSLTASNKGDSESDLQDQTPDTDDSGAHSYPEAPTGTFFPPGATSSFKRAPIMGNRGLEQRGKKSRTYPPKDTASAQKVVQVAALEVQNVKRAINRYGTLPKGARIGAYLESLRASGLTSGQEVEGAAVDGGEADCMEEPVGVSDLAPHRSVSPRTNIRTQPQMIRSNSSGGAVGGFHHHPPPPSSPTAGKLHRPRTGVVRNHGSETCGSLRTFRAAPNTSSFRGGSPSRVLQPSLADLEFPPPPADLPPPPEEFDSLNDGPPLTPEPPPPLTTASPSPERRRLRTGPPGSKASPRSLRKLGHSSSLDQPSPRWLADTEHQSDPDKDSPGSTRTSDVRNTEPSVEEASSRFGVSLRHREPSTDSCSSAKSGADHDDSAPLQGGRRGSKGRPRDRPPSPPRSSRSLTSPSPVSPGSDLYSPSEPPPPPTEPSSSPQGAADSEHVGSPNGLSDEPAEKKLAASNKVLKGVIPGMKEMLELKLVAEIKERADLKFGRTGAKESPLGEAATVPGSGSSMDPALQLVSELSEGFQLPDSTKKDLKEVTPDTPPNKSSPDLNKGPTSPVDFKANLRRVSRGSEGGKPESTGQVKQDGVPLGGLKAQLKKFEHTAKRVEGEDHSGSIINFKSRLRRVENSGEKTVGKKTEEEDAMRGEEERRRSSVSVDGDHQQEDDAAKKRDSTVSAHSLDGSGAQLKVDDDDKRRSTGSISSLKKLWESKETSGEATPGAVSAGQVSPKLGLKAAKPEVPGRARDLGDDEDKPKAEEQASPPDDVKPVTKPQAGSRVWPPVQADEKPVVPTKPPVKATKPILSASKLPAGSAIYATPTMPKPPVVAREAKVAAEEEGPATVMGRPGGGERESVLEISQALETSLSSLRSATTVSTGSWLQLSDKVGLFHSSCMGYADSIVPPHARFHFRELLTRLESQARQLRSAGARNSADNTKLCAEVQNTVRDVINAVQR, from the exons GGGAGCAGGTGCGGATCCTGAGCTACAACAAGAGTGGGGAGTGGTGTGAGGCCCATTCCGCATCAGGTCAGGTGGGCTGGGTCCCGTCCAACTACGTGACACCCGTCAACTCACTAGAGAAGCACTCATGGTACCATGGCCCCATCTCCCGCAACGCAGCCGAGTATCTGTTGAGCTCGGGGATCAACGGCAGCTTCCTGGTCCGCGAGTCGGAGAGCAGCCCTGGCCAGCGCAGTATCTCGCTGCGGTACGAGGGGCGTGTCTACCACTACCGAATCAACGAGGACACTGAAGGAAAA GTATACGTGACGACAGAAAGCAAATTCAACACGCTTGCTGAGCTGGTACACCACCACTCCATGCACTCTGATGGACTAATCACGCAGTTGCTCTACCCAGCTCCCAAGCATAACAAGCCCACTGTGTTTGCTCTTAGTCCAG AGCCAGACGAGTGGGAGATCAACCGGACAGACATCGTGATGAGACACAAGCTGGGTGGCGGGCAGTACGGCGATGTGTACGAGGCAGTGTGGAAGCGATACAACATGACAGTTGCTGTCAAGACACTCAAG GAAGACACAATGGCTTTAAAAGACTTTCTGGAGGAGGCGGCCATCatgaaggaaatgaaacatcCAAACCTGGTGCAACTGTTGG gTGTTTGCACACGTGAGCCCCCGTTCTACATCATCACAGAGTTCATGAGCAAAGGCAACCTTCTGGATTACCTGCGGAATGGTAACAAGGACCAGATCAATGCTGTGGTGCTCATGTACATGGCCACCCAGATCGCCAGCGGCATGAGCTACCTGGAGAGTCGCAACTTCATTCACAG AGATCTGGCAGCACGGAACTGTTTGGTTGGTGAGAACCATCTGGTGAAGGTGGCTGACTTTGGGTTGGCACGCCTGATGAGAGATGACACGTACACTGCACATGCAGGGGCCAAGTTTCCTATCAAGTGGACTGCGCCTGAAGGCCTGGCCTACAACAAGTTTTCTACTAAG TCTGATGTGTGGGCGTTCGGAATTCTGCTGTGGGAGATCGCAACGTATGGGATGTCACCTTATCCTGGGGTAGATCTCACAGACGTGTATCACATGTTGGAGAAGGGCTATCGAATGGAGTGTCCTCCTGGCTGCCCCCCCAAGATCTACGAGCTGATGCGGCAGTGCTGGCAGTGGAACCCCAGTGACAGGCCCACCTTCCAGGAGATCCACCACGCACTGGAGAACATGTTCCAGGAGTCCAGCATCACTGAAG AGGTGGAGAAGCAACTCCAGGGAAGTGGAACACCCCAGTTGGCCTACAAGAAGCCTCATGCTGGAAGTACGGGCAACATTCATGGTCTTGTAGTGATGTCGGAGCAGGTGGCTGCCACAGGAATGGTTGGAG ATGGCGCAATGAGCAAGCTGAGCACCTTTACAGGAGGGCCAGTGCTAAGCACCAGCAAGAGCAGCTTGGTGCAGATGCGGAGGCCCACAAACAGGAAGGGAAAGCAGGCACCTGCGCCCCCTAAACGCACCAG CTCGTTCCGAGACAGCACGTATGCAGACCACGACCCGCTGGGCCATGCTGACAACCAAGATGACACCTCGGACTTAAATG GCATAACACGGGACCTTCAAAGTTTGACAGCCAGCAACAAGGGCGACAGTGAGAGCGATCTGCAGGACCAGACACCCGACACTGACGACTCGGGTGCACACTCCTACCCTGAGGCCCCAACTGGCACTTTCTTCCCACCTGGTGCCACCAGCTCCTTCAAACGTGCGCCCATCATGGGGAATAGGGGCCTGGAGCAGAGGGGCAAGAAGTCCCGCACTTATCCCCCCAAGGACACGGCATCTGCACAGAAG GTGGTGCAGGTGGCAGCACTGGAAGTGCAGAATGTGAAGCGGGCTATCAATCGCTATGGCACTCTGCCCAAGGGTGCGCGCATTGGGGCATATCTTGAGTCATTACGAGCAAGTGGACTTACATCGGGGCAAGAAGTGGAAGGAGCAGCGGTGGATGGTGGTGAGGCAGACTGCATGGAAGAGCCTGTGGGGGTGTCTGACCTTGCCCCTCACCGGTCTGTGTCCCCCCGCACCAACATCCGCACACAGCCCCAGATGATCCGCAGCAATTCGTCGGGTGGGGCTGTTGGAGGGTTTCATCACCATCCCCCACCTCCATCGTCACCAACTGCCGGGAAGTTGCACCGCCCCCGCACGGGAGTAGTGAGAAACCACGGCTCAGAGACATGCGGCAGTCTACGCACGTTTAGGGCTGCCCCCAACACCTCGTCCTTCAGAGGGGGGAGTCCCTCACGAGTCCTGCAGCCTAGCCTTGCAGACTTGGAGTTTCCACCTCCTCCCGCAGATCTTCCGCCACCCCCTGAGGAGTTTGATAGTTTGAACGATGGCCCACCACTCACCCCTGAACCTCCACCTCCACTGACGACTGCTTCGCCTAGTCCAGAGCGCCGTCGGCTACGGACTGGGCCACCAGGGAGCAAGGCCTCGCCTCGTAGTCTGAGAAAGCTGGGACACAGCTCCAGCCTCGATCAGCCTTCGCCCCGCTGGTTGGCTGACACAGAGCACCAGAGCGACCCTGACAAGGACAGCCCTGGATCCACTCGCACGTCGGATGTGCGCAACACAGAGCCTTCAGTCGAGGAGGCGAGCTCACGCTTTGGGGTGAGCCTGCGGCACCGCGAGCCATCCACCGACTCGTGCAGCAGTGCCAAGTCTGGCGCCGATCATGACGACTCGGCACCACTGCAGGGTGGCCGGCGCGGCTCCAAGGGCAGGCCAAGGGACAGGCCCCCAAGCCCGCCACGTTCCAGCCGCAGCCTGACTTCGCCTAGCCCCGTGTCCCCCGGTAGCGACCTGTACTCCCCCAGCGAGCCACCCCCACCCCCCACAGAGCCCAGTTCTTCTCCACAGGGTGCAGCAGATAGTGAACATGTTGGATCTCCTAATGGTCTGTCTGACGAGCCTGCAGAGAAGAAGCTGGCTGCGAGCAACAAGGTGCTGAAGGGCGTGATTCCAGGCATGAAGGAAATGCTGGAGCTGAAACTGGTGGCAGAGATCAAGGAGCGGGCGGATCTCAAGTTTGGGCGCACAGGTGCCAAAGAGTCGCCCTTGGGTGAGGCAGCCACTGTGCCAGGGTCGGGGTCTTCCATGGATCCAGCCCTCCAGCTCGTGTCTGAACTTTCTGAGGGCTTCCAGCTCCCAGACTCGACCAAGAAGGATTTGAAAGAAGTGACGCCCGACACTCCACCAAACAAGAGTTCTCCAGACCTCAATAAGGGGCCGACCTCCCCAGTGGATTTTAAGGCCAATCTGAGGCGAGTGAGTCGAGGATCTGAAGGAGGTAAACCTGAGAGTACAGGGCAGGTGAAACAGGATGGCGTGCCCCTGGGGGGCTTGAAGGCGCAGTTGAAGAAGTTCGAACACACAGCAAAACGAGTCGAGGGCGAAGACCACTCGGGATCTATCATAAATTTCAAGTCGAGACTCAGAAGAGTAGAGAACAGTGGAGAGAAGACAGTGGGGAAGAAGACGGAAGAGGAGGACGCGATGCGGGGCGAGGAGGAACGGCGGAGGAGCAGCGTGAGTGTGGATGGAGACCATCAGCAGGAGGACGACGCGGCCAAGAAGCGCGACAGCACTGTGAGCGCCCACAGCCTGGATGGGAGTGGAGCGCAACTCAAGGTGGACGATGACGACAAGCGACGCAGCACCGGCAGCATCAGCAGCCTCAAGAAGCTATGGGAGAGCAAGGAGACGTCGGGGGAGGCCACTCCAGGTGCGGTTTCTGCTGGCCAGGTGAGCCCCAAGCTGGGCCTGAAAGCCGCCAAGCCAGAGGTGCCAGGCAGGGCGAGGGACCTCGGAGATGACGAGGACAAGCCCAAGGCCGAGGAGCAGGCCTCCCCTCCAGACGACGTGAAGCCGGTAACAAAACCGCAGGCGGGATCGAGAGTGTGGCCGCCTGTTCAAGCCGACGAAAAGCCCGTAGTGCCCACCAAGCCACCAGTCAAAGCCACCAAACCCATCCTGTCAGCGTCCAAGCTGCCGGCTGGATCAGCGATATATGCCACCCCGACCATGCCGAAGCCACCGGTTGTGGCCCGCGAGGCTAAGGTCGCTGCAGAAGAGGAGGGGCCTGCCACCGTGATGGGGCGTCCAGGTGGGGGGGAGCGTGAGAGCGTGCTGGAGATATCACAAGCTCTGGAGACCAGCCTAAGCTCACTACGATCGGCTACCACCGTGTCCACTGGCAGCTGGCTGCAGCTGTCGGACAAGGTCGGTTTGTTTCACTCATCATGTATGGGGTATGCGGACAGCATCGTGCCCCCGCATGCCCGCTTCCACTTCCGGGAGCTGCTCACCCGACTTGAGAGCCAGGCCCGGCAGCTGCGGTCAGCTGGCGCGCGTAACTCTGCAGACAATACGAAGCTCTGTGCTGAGGTGCAGAACACGGTTAGAGACGTGATCAATGCTGTGCAGAGGTAG